The genomic region TTGCTTTATCCTTCACTGCTGCAGCTGTTAAATGTGCACTTAACTGACTTGGTGTTTAAACAGGCACAGGAAATAGAGGGTACAAAACCTGGGTCAATTTTATATGGATTCTACATACCTCCTCCTCTGGATGATGAAATAGCTTGGACTGAAACACATCATACACTGGTGCCAACTACTAATCACAAGGCAAGACTTCCTCTATTTACCATACAATTACTCTTGTTAATTTCTTCTTTCTTTTCTCTTTTTCCTCTGAAATTGTTCTGTCATGCATTTTGATTAATGGCATGGATTGCATTTCTTTCGTGTAACAGGAATGGATTTACTTTCTAAACAAAGGGTCAAGAATAGATATATATTACCATGTCAAACCTTCAAGTTCCTCGCCTTTAACACTTGTAATTGCACAAGGTAATTCCCAACTTCGGGTCTTTTGTTCATGTTTTTGTTGGAGTACACTGTCTGTGATTGTCCATACTAAGCAGTATCAGTGTCTACTATTAAGATTTATGTCAAAAATCAGAAAGTTGACGATTTTGATTATTAACTATGGCCTATGCCAGTAGCAATGTGGAAGTGACAAATATATCTGCAAGAATGCTCTATATTGATACAAATAACTAATCACTGACCTTTTGAAACATATTTGAAGTTGCACCTGCTTCATCTCTTGCTTGAAACTTTGAAAGCCTGCAGTTACAAACAGCCTTTAATTGTGGCTTTTGATTCTGTAGGTTTAGTGTTCCCCATAAAGTTATAGGAATTAGGAACATAGTTTGGCCTGACATATACTGAAATCTATAATCAGACTGTGTATTAACTTTTGTATACCCTTCAGGTAGAGAAAGCCTGGTTGAGTGGATAGAGGATCCATCATATGGTAATGCAACATTGTCTTGGAATATAATTAACGGTGAGGTTTTTCGCCTCGAGGTGTTCTGTACATTCTCCATTTAATTACTAATTAGACTTGAATAAATTAAGTTTAGTTTTTCACAGGAAGTGGTAAGATCCATCAGGTAATATCGGAGTCTTCTAGTTATTATATTGCAGTAGGGAACTTGAACCCTGAGGATGTTGAGGTAATAACTGTCTATTAGATCTGTCTTGAATAGCCAAAAAGTTCTTTACAAATGTTTTTAACACTTCAATTCGCTGTATTACACAGGCAGACTTGGAATTCAACATAAAGTCCACTCTTTATAACACAAGTCAGGCATATTACAGGTGCTCCATACATAATCAGTACTGTGGCTTAGAGCTTTCCCTCTTAGGGACAACTTCTGCTGTCTTAACTTCTCCAGGTCCTAAAGAGGTCAAGAACGGGTTCTCTCTTGTGCTAGTTTTCTTTTCCTTTTGTCTATTTTAGGGCATCATTACACCATCCATTACTTTTTCATGAAAGAATGTTCATTGAATCCCACCATAAGTATTTGATCTTCATATCTGAATTCTCTTAGGGTATTCAGGAAGATGACTGGTATGTCAAAGTGTCATATGGACCACGATGGCTCATCTATTTTCTTGGATCAGGTTACTTCAGTTTTCTTACATATCCTTCACACAAAATTGTAAGGAAAAAAAAAAGAAAAAAAAAGAGGTTCATTGACATTGTCCTGTATCTTTGCATCTAGGTGTGATGACTGTGCTCCTGTTAATGGCCTTTCGATTTTGTAGCATTTTCCAAAATGCTGGTGAGGATAGAACAGATTTTCAAGGAAGAGAGGCATCACCTGTACGAACCCCATTGCTTTTACCCAAAGATGATGATGCTTTAAGTTGGGGTTCATCGTATGAATGTATTTCAAATGATGAAGAGGATTTTGAAGAGTTCCTTGGTGTTAGTTCCCTTGAAGGTAAGTCTATAAATGGAGGGGACGACAACAATACTCTGCGTCTTTGTGTCATTTGCTTTGATGGGCCGAGAGACTGCTTCTTTCTTCCATGTGGTCACTGTGCTACCTGTTTTACTTGTGGAACAAGGTACATAAATCTTTATGACTCTTCTTCTCTATATACTCAAATTGAAATTCTGGATTTAATGACTTGGTTTTGAGGACAAATCATTCCTTCAATTTGCTACTGAATTAAAACCATTTTATCTTATATGTTTATTTTCATGTTGAAGTCTTGTTAATATAAAACCACTGTAATTTCTGCTGATTGAAAGAAGAGTTGATTCTAAGTGGATTTACGGTGCAGGATTTCTGAAGAGGCTGGAACTTGTCCCATTTGTCGTATGAAGATGAAGAAAGTAAGGAAGATTTTTTCAGTTTGAGGCTTTGAGCTGTATATATGACTATGTGAATCAAACTAGCATTGGCCTTTCTCCTTGCTTTTTCTGTACAATTCATGAACTTTTAGATGGAGCTTTTGTGGAGGTTGTCAACATTTTGCAGTTTCCTTTGTCTTGATTTCAATTTTAGGGTCTCTATCTGTATCATTGTAGCTAAAGTTTGGAAATGTAATTGCAGATGTAATTGTTTATAAACTGAAATTGGTATTGTACAATTCAAAAGTCTACAATCTCTTCTCACTCGATTTGAAGATGATAACTCTAGTTCTATGAAGATCAAAGCAATATGAGAACACTGATGTTGATGATAATTCTAGTTCTATATCATTGTTCTTTTGATCCATTTTATTGGGAGCTTCCTGCTCCATTACAATTTTCAAATTAAACTGTAAGGAAATTCATTACTTTCCATCCCTATTAAGTTTAGCTTAATTTGAAAAGTTGCTTCATTTAGAGATGATATTAATCCACCCAAATACTCTTGCCCCTTTTTTGAGTGTCATATGGAGGAACCAACGAGGGAAGGAATAAATTTCACTTGTGATTGTATAACATAATGCAAACTTATAGTCACAACATGTATGTTTAGTTTACTATCATGAGCACAAAACCGTTGTCTTTTTTATCACAAAACATAAAACATAATGTACTTTTTTTATCGGTTAAATAACATAAATGTTATATCTAACATATAATAAGTCGAACTAACAACATCTCACTTACTAAGAGGAGATTATGTCACTATGTTATCTTTTTAGTTAAAGTTTGAGCATCTTTTTCAGTATTTTAAATTTTACATCTGCGGTGAAAATGAAAAAGTAATTACTGTTGCGGAGGATGGTAAGTCGGTAACCTCCCCAAAATAGAAAGGGTCCTCCTAGGGTCCAAAAGCAGTGTACCTAGAGTCCAACAGAAAATCCGAGATTAGTGGAATCCAATCACGTATCATGAGCTACCGCATCCCAACACGTGTTGCGCACTTGTGCGGGTGGGTCCCCAACGGTATCCAAACCCTCAGCGCCAAAATTACCCTCCCTACTTGCCAATTTACAAAGTCGCCTTTACAAATTTTTACAGCCCCCCAAATGCTGCAACAAACTCCATCACCTTCTTCTTCATCTTCATCATCTTCATCATCGTCATGGGAACTCTTCCGAGAACCACCAGCCGAACGCCGAGTTACATCCTCCGCTCCGTCATCGCATTGTCATGTCTCTCACTCCTCTTCATTATCTACAAGGTAAGGCGCAACCGAAAAGGCTATGTTTTTCGACTCATTGGTCATTGATCATTACTGATTTCATTTTGGCATTTGGTCGAACAGGTGAACGACTTTGCCAGTCAGACCAAGACAGTTGCCGGACACAACCTAGACCCTACGCCGTGGCATCCTTTCCGGCCTAAGACCTTCAACCACGACGCCCTCCCCAGCCGCGCATACAAGCTCCTCCAGTGCTCTTACCTTGCCTGCCGCTACACCAACAACAAAGGCAATGCCACCACCCTAGAAGACGAAGACCATCGCCGGTCGGCTACTTCCGTGGCCAAATCCCCGCAATGCCCGGAGGTTTTCCGGTGGATTCACCAGGATCTGGAGCCGTGGGCGACCACTAAGATTACTCCGGTCCATATTGAGCAGGCCAAGAGATACGCTGCCTTCCGGGTGGTGATTTATAAAGGGAAGCTGTATGTCGACTTGTACTACGCTTGTGTGCAGAGCCGGGCTATGTTTACCATTTGGGGCTTGTTGCAGATGCTTAAGAGGTACCCTGGCAGGGTTCCTGATGTGGATTTTATGTTTGATTGTATGGACAAGCCTACCATTGAGCGGTCCGAGCATGCCTCAATGCCGTTGCCGCTGTTCCGGTATTGCACCAATGATGCCCACTATGATATCCCATTTCCTGACTGGTCCTTTTGGGGATGGTAAGAATCATCAGTCTCTTAGATCATACCTCATTGGTGGTTATTATGCATTTGTTTGAATTTGGATTAGTTGAGGTGAAGTTGTGATTTATCTGGGCTTCAAATGCCTGGTGATGAGTTTATTTCTGATGGTCATATTATAGTTTATGATTATGCATAGGCCAGAAACAAATATAGAGCCGTGGGATGAGCAGTTCCAGGCTATCAAACGGGGTGGACAGGAAACGACTTGGAGAAAGAAGGAGCTTTTGGCATATTGGAAAGGAAATCCTGATGTTGGCTCCCCTGTTCGTAAAGAGTTACTCAACTGTAATGATTCGAAGACGTACAGAGCACAGATCCTGAAACAGGTTGAGTTGAAATTACAATGTCTATTGCTTTCAGATTTAATTGTACAAGTGATCTTCCTTAAGTCCGGACCTGACATTTGGTTAGCATTTACTTTATAGGATTGGGATGAGGAAGCAAAGGCTGGTTTCCAGCAGTCCAGTCTATCTAAGCAGTGCAATCATCGGTAAGTACAGCTTCTTTTGGTAATGACCTCTCATCTGTTCTTAACAAGTATGATTGGATTGGTTGATCAGTTAGATATGAAGGTGAAGCTCATCAGTTATCGGTATAATAGATTGTCACATTGTTCGATCGACTGTTGATTCTACTACTCTATAGTCTTCTGCAATCTTTTCTTTGTCCTTCTCATCTGGTTTTTCTGTATCAAACTATCAATGAAATATTTTTCCCATTTACTACTCCTTGTGGTGACAGCCCCTTTAATCTTCACACAGAACTCAACTTTTGACACACAATAGCATTTGCTCTTTTATTTAGTCTAAACCTTGGTTACTGACTTACTGCAACTATCCATGAAATCGTTTCATCTTTATTCTTGATTGATGAATTATTGTTATGAATCCATCATTTCAATCATAGTTGTAATCCAATGTCATCACGGTCTAATTGCCATTTTGCATCCTGCATCTCACGGTTATTTATTTCCCCCATTTGTAGGTATAAGATCTATGCTGAAGGCTATGCTTGGTCTGTAAGTTTGAAATATATCTTATCATGTGGTTCTCTGGCATTAGTAATAACACCGCAATATGAGGATTTCTTCAGCCGCGGCCTCTTTCCCAAGGTTAACTATTGGCCCATCTCTGCTAATGCAATATGCCCTTCAATAAAATCTGCTGTGGACTGGGGTCATGGACACGTACCTGAGGTATGCTTCACTTGTGTTAGTAACATTTTCTGTGAACTTCAGTCTTTTTCATGAAGCAACATGATCTTGGCTAACATTCCTATCATAAATGACTGAAACAGGCTCAGGCAATAGGAAGAAGAGGGCAGGAGTATATGGAAAACCTAAACATGGATCGGGTCTACGATTACATGTTTCATCTCATCACCGAGTACTCAAAGCTGCAGAACTTCAAGCCAGTACCTCCAAACACTGCCATGGAAGTATGTGCAAATTCTGTGCTCTGTCTTGCTGACGATGCAAAACAAAGGGAATATCTCGAACGAACAAGAGCTAAACCTTTTCCTGGCCCTCCTTGCGATCTCCAGCCTCCTGATGGTAATCTCATCAATAAATGGAAGAAAGAAAAGGCAGCTGTGTTTCAGACTGTGGAGGATATGAATCTAGTAAATGACATACCTGAACCAGTGCCATAGTTAAAGGTTTAGCAGGCCTTTAGTTTTGTTAGCTGGGGATTAGTCTTAGATGGCCCTCAAGTATATATGTATGTATATATGCTCAACAGATGATGTAATATACCAGAATACATGTTTTGAATAATTGTTGCCAAGAAGAGGAACTGCTGGTTTTCCATGTTTTTAGTATAATTTTTAGTTGAATAGCAACTCTGTTTGGG from Fragaria vesca subsp. vesca linkage group LG3, FraVesHawaii_1.0, whole genome shotgun sequence harbors:
- the LOC101303314 gene encoding uncharacterized protein LOC101303314 yields the protein MGTLPRTTSRTPSYILRSVIALSCLSLLFIIYKVNDFASQTKTVAGHNLDPTPWHPFRPKTFNHDALPSRAYKLLQCSYLACRYTNNKGNATTLEDEDHRRSATSVAKSPQCPEVFRWIHQDLEPWATTKITPVHIEQAKRYAAFRVVIYKGKLYVDLYYACVQSRAMFTIWGLLQMLKRYPGRVPDVDFMFDCMDKPTIERSEHASMPLPLFRYCTNDAHYDIPFPDWSFWGWPETNIEPWDEQFQAIKRGGQETTWRKKELLAYWKGNPDVGSPVRKELLNCNDSKTYRAQILKQDWDEEAKAGFQQSSLSKQCNHRYKIYAEGYAWSVSLKYILSCGSLALVITPQYEDFFSRGLFPKVNYWPISANAICPSIKSAVDWGHGHVPEAQAIGRRGQEYMENLNMDRVYDYMFHLITEYSKLQNFKPVPPNTAMEVCANSVLCLADDAKQREYLERTRAKPFPGPPCDLQPPDGNLINKWKKEKAAVFQTVEDMNLVNDIPEPVP
- the LOC101291029 gene encoding uncharacterized protein LOC101291029 — its product is MEDPETDRNHHESVPSSSSPSTSQTQEQTEQQEQQRRSTSTFSYRVNVLISDVAAFDMKDDFWSGFIVLVTFWFFASMTMILGFFGSADLQLGPNCSRLIRTNPFFVQTIKAQEIEGTKPGSILYGFYIPPPLDDEIAWTETHHTLVPTTNHKEWIYFLNKGSRIDIYYHVKPSSSSPLTLVIAQGRESLVEWIEDPSYGSGKIHQVISESSSYYIAVGNLNPEDVEADLEFNIKSTLYNTSQAYYRCSIHNQYCGLELSLLGTTSAVLTSPGPKEGIQEDDWYVKVSYGPRWLIYFLGSGVMTVLLLMAFRFCSIFQNAGEDRTDFQGREASPVRTPLLLPKDDDALSWGSSYECISNDEEDFEEFLGVSSLEGKSINGGDDNNTLRLCVICFDGPRDCFFLPCGHCATCFTCGTRISEEAGTCPICRMKMKKVRKIFSV